The following is a genomic window from Patescibacteria group bacterium.
AAACCAACGGCAGTTAAAGCTTGTGTGGCGGCTTTAATTTTGTCGACCGAATCTTGAGTGTATTGTAAAGGCAAAATAACATTATCTAAAACTGTGGTCCTTGGCAATAAATTAAATGTCTGAAAAACAAAGCCTAATTTTTTATTACGCAAAAGTGCTAATTTATCATCGTCAAAATCTTTAGTCGCCTGACCATCAAAAAAATATTCACCCTCAGTCGGTCGATCTAAAAAACTTAATATATGCATTAAGGTTGATTTACCAGAACCAGAAGGTCCCATGATAGCCACAAATTCACCCTGTTGGATGGTAAAACTAATACCATGCAAAACTTTAGTAACTACTTCTTCATTTTCAAATTGTTTATAAATATCTTGCAGAACAATTAAATCTTTAGCCATAAAATTAATATTATTTTATAAAAAAACTTCCTTCATCTCACCTCCTAACCAGAGGCAGAAGATGAAAATAAAAAAGGAAGTTAATGATTATTAAATTTAGTTATCTTTAATAAAAGTAATAACCTCTTGGCCAACCTCTAAGCCTGAAATAATTTCCATATAATTATCGCCGCGTAAACCAGTGACAACTTCTTTTTGAATAACTTCTTTATTTTCTAAAATATCGACTACCTTATCACCATTACGTTGTTTAATTGCTCGAATTGGTATTTGTAAAACATTTTCTTTGCGAGCTGTTTCGATAATACTATTAGCGGTCATCCCTGGTTTAACACTTTGAATGTCATTATCAAATTGAATTTTAATACCATAATAAACCACATCTTGAATGACTGTTTCCGCTGGATCAATAAAACTAACACTCCCTTGAAAAATCTGCTCTTCGCCATAAGCATCTAAAGTAATTTCTACCGGATCACCAATATCAATTTTAATGATATCAGATTCTGGCACGTCAGCTTTAATTTCTAAACCCGATTTGGCAATCAAAGAAATCACCGGACTCCCAACCGTTATTTGTTCTCCAATCTCATAATTTATTTTAGTAATTACGCCAGACATTGGACTTTTGATTAAAGCATTTTCATAATTAATCTGAGCTAGCTCTAAATTAGTGCGTGCCTCTTTAATACGACTCAAATAAGCTGCTAAATCAACACTTCTGGCTGGAGCTTGTTTTAATTCTAAATTAGCCTGAGCTGATTCTAAGGCCACTTGTTTAATTTCAATTAAATTCGCATAGGTCCGTTCATTATTTTCGGCTATTTGACGCATTTTATCTAAATTAGCCACAGCCTTATCATGAGCTGACCGGTAAGAGGCTGAATAAGTTTGATAATTTAATTCAGCGGTTTGTACGGCTTGTTCGCTCGTTGCCAAAGCTACAATAGCGGTATTTAAGTTGGTTCGCTCACTATCAACCGAGCCTTTTAATGTTTGTAATTCTGCTTCAGTAAAACCACTAGCTGAAATAGTATAGTTTAATAAAGTTTTAATTCGATCTAAAGCCGTAGCTACCAAACTCATAGCTGATTCTACTGTGTCTAGGGTTGCTTGTATTTCATCGTGAGTTGATGTTGAATTTAAAATTTCCAAAACTGGTTCCAGGTCATCATATTTTTCAACGGCTTGATTATAACTATTAATAGCATTAATTTTAGTTTGAATATTTCTTACACCTAAATAATTTTCAAATTCATCATTCACCCCGGGATTATCTTCGCCCAAAACGTTATCGCATTCAGTTAAAGCCGAACTAATAACAATTCCCGAATTCTTTAAAGTATTGTGCAAATCAACATAACTATCATCAACTAATTGATTATAGTAAGTCGTATAATTATTTAAATCTGACTCGGCTTTATCTACATCTATTTCGGCTTGCAAGATATTGTTTTGATCGGTTTTTAAGGTGTTTTGATAATCAACTTGAGCTTTATTTAATTCAGCTTGAACCGTTTTAACTTGAACTTGAGCTACTTTAATCTCTTCGTCACTCACTCCGGCTATTTTAAGATTATATTCAGCTTGAGCAGAATTTAAATTAGCCTCAGCCTGTTGAATGTTGTTTAATAAATCCGGCGCTTTTAAAGAAGCTAAAACCTGATCTAATTCAACCTCTTGACCTTCTTGAAACTTAATCTCTTCTAATTGTCCACTAGTTTTAAAACTTAAATTGATAGCTGTAGCTGATTCAACCGTGCCAGTAATTGAAACGCTTTGTATTAAATCAGCTTTTTCAGCTTTAACTGTTTGATAACTAACTTTATTTTTATTTTGTTTAGCCCAAAGACCACCTAAAACTATCAAAACAAAAAATAGAATTAAAATAATTAAAACAATTTTAGCTCTTTTTTTCATAACATTGGGATTTAAAAATTAATTCTTGCCAGCGCTGATCTATTTCTGATTGAATCTCTTGAATTACCGTCTGATTATTTTTAGCAAACAAATGATTAAAACGACCCTGAAGTTTTAAAAATTCTTCAATTTTAATTTTCTGGCTCGGTTGATAATTTATTTTGTACTGACCATTTATAATTTCG
Proteins encoded in this region:
- a CDS encoding ABC transporter ATP-binding protein, coding for MAKDLIVLQDIYKQFENEEVVTKVLHGISFTIQQGEFVAIMGPSGSGKSTLMHILSFLDRPTEGEYFFDGQATKDFDDDKLALLRNKKLGFVFQTFNLLPRTTVLDNVILPLQYTQDSVDKIKAATQALTAVGLEHRLNYFSNQLSGGEKQRVAIARALVNNPDVIFADEPTGNLDSKSGQQIMEIIDNLNQQGKTIIMVTHEIYTAQTAKRIINLKDGQVVADEGVVKRTQIKEGLIK
- a CDS encoding efflux RND transporter periplasmic adaptor subunit: MKKRAKIVLIILILFFVLIVLGGLWAKQNKNKVSYQTVKAEKADLIQSVSITGTVESATAINLSFKTSGQLEEIKFQEGQEVELDQVLASLKAPDLLNNIQQAEANLNSAQAEYNLKIAGVSDEEIKVAQVQVKTVQAELNKAQVDYQNTLKTDQNNILQAEIDVDKAESDLNNYTTYYNQLVDDSYVDLHNTLKNSGIVISSALTECDNVLGEDNPGVNDEFENYLGVRNIQTKINAINSYNQAVEKYDDLEPVLEILNSTSTHDEIQATLDTVESAMSLVATALDRIKTLLNYTISASGFTEAELQTLKGSVDSERTNLNTAIVALATSEQAVQTAELNYQTYSASYRSAHDKAVANLDKMRQIAENNERTYANLIEIKQVALESAQANLELKQAPARSVDLAAYLSRIKEARTNLELAQINYENALIKSPMSGVITKINYEIGEQITVGSPVISLIAKSGLEIKADVPESDIIKIDIGDPVEITLDAYGEEQIFQGSVSFIDPAETVIQDVVYYGIKIQFDNDIQSVKPGMTANSIIETARKENVLQIPIRAIKQRNGDKVVDILENKEVIQKEVVTGLRGDNYMEIISGLEVGQEVITFIKDN